One genomic window of Diospyros lotus cultivar Yz01 chromosome 8, ASM1463336v1, whole genome shotgun sequence includes the following:
- the LOC127808877 gene encoding uncharacterized protein LOC127808877, with protein sequence MEKKQLDLDAPLLSVRRFSSPLRLSNGVNKKKVEKSLPHKQNSLPSSKSDWELGEVAKPAAVPFVWEQIPGRPKDGGESEAPSPVEPSNTPRLPPGRSGEIPRLPLGRSGELPRLPPGRSGELPKLLSEEPRWNDMATLIESLNKELDKEGNCASEIENDEYSDALDKLSLTESVSMNCSISGLSGFGISDAKLSGIFSTDVQTRDFMMNRFLPAAKAMVLDAPQHVSKKKRTPVAPEQPKLVSKVVSAHRSPLLDQHRPGIVPGYRQYAGDIESEDENHEYYDYGKISMKTRGFFSRFCLKNSLCLLNPVPGIKARSQPRKPPVKEVNRLNRTAYSGPLTQNANKHVESAAYKRSTNSGARSQELYKVNTKLTSEPPRLSYSGDLRMIRGPSPNRGFSRGGISPYRNEAPQSPFYGKKMVRATNGFEVAKAIKGCNNIQDTSGHQRYKQVSGSTTPVEEKTLYIDYVNTKAVPTSKSISSRAKTENLNDIAGKDFASSDDIKVEGAATRKAYVHEVRSSDILDKGNKPVASGSFRADKLRSARTSNPRRHSDRMDNSTREQGPQDQQLSSLDMGSSRLHSNEKQDTRNELVLKVVDQASPKVGSPRPPPLPKSPSESWLWRTIPLRRPSSQSQFDPSKQPHDSNAKWETIVKTSHVHHDYVRYSEELIPHVSQHSKT encoded by the exons atggagaaaaaacAATTGGATTTGGATGCTCCACTGCTATCTGTGAGGCGATTTTCGTCACCACTGAGGTTGTCGAATGGAGTAAACAAGAAGAAAGTTGAGAAGTCATTGCCACATAAACAGAATTCTCTTCCTTCGTCTAAATCAGACTGGGAGTTAGGTGAGGTAGCTAAACCTGCTGCTGTTCCTTTTGTGTGGGAGCAGATTCCTGGAAGACCAAAAGATGGCGGTGAGTCTGAGGCTCCATCTCCGGTGGAGCCTTCAAATACACCAAGGCTTCCTCCGGGGAGGTCGGGGGAAATTCCAAGGCTTCCTCTAGGAAGGTCGGGAGAACTTCCAAGGCTTCCTCCAGGAAGGTCAGGGGAACTCCCGAAGCTCCTTTCTGAAGAACCACGTTGGAATGATATGGCAACATTAATCGAGAGCTTGAACAAGGAATTGGATAAAGAAGGGAACTGTGCCTCGGAGATTGAAAATGATGAATACTCTGATGCACTTGACAAACTGTCACTGACAGAATCAGTGTCCATGAACTGTAGTATAAGTGGTCTGAGTGGATTCGGTATTTCAGATGCAAAACTGTCCGGAATATTTTCTACGGATGTACAAACTCGAGATTTTATGATGAATCGCTTCTTACCCGCTGCAAAGGCTATGGTTTTGGATGCACCTCAGCATGTTTCGAAGAAGAAACGTACGCCTGTGGCACCTGAACAACCTAAACTGGTTAGCAAGGTGGTTAGCGCCCACAGGAGTCCTCTCCTCGATCAGCACAGGCCTGGCATAGTACCGGGTTACCGACAGTATGCTGGGGACATAGAAAGTGAAGATGAAAATCATGAGTACTACGattatggaaaaatatcaaTGAAAACTCGTGGATTCTTTTCTCGTTTTTGCTTAAAGAATTCATTGTGCCTATTAAATCCAGTTCCAGGGATCAAAGCCAGGTCCCAGCCTCGGAAACCTCCTGTTAAAGAAGTCAACAGACTGAACAGAACTGCATACAGCGGACCTCTGACTCAAAATGCCAATAAG CATGTCGAGAGTGCTGCTTATAAGAGAAGCACAAATTCTGGAGCCCGATCACAGGAGCTGTATAAGGTCAATACTAAGTTGACCAGCGAACCTCCTCGTTTAAGTTACTCTGGTGACTTGCGCATGATTCGTGGGCCATCTCCAAACAGGGGTTTTAGCAGGGGTGGCATATCTCCCTACCGAAATGAAGCACCCCAGTCTCCCTTTTATGGAAAGAAGATGGTTCGTGCAACCAATGGCTTTGAGGTTGCCAAGGCTATTAAAGGCTGTAACAACATTCAGGATACATCCGGCCATCAAAGATACAAGCAGGTTTCTGGCTCAACGACTCCCGTAGAAGAGAAAACATTGTACATAGATTATGTAAATACCAAAGCAGTTCCAACTTCAAAATCAATTTCTTCTAGAGCCAAGACCGAGAATCTCAATGACATTGCCGGCAAAGATTTTGCTTCTTCTGATGATATTAAGGTGGAAGGAGCTGCAACTCGCAAAGCATATGTCCACGAAGTAAGATCCTCAGATATTTTGGACAAAGGGAACAAACCTGTGGCTTCAGGGTCATTTCGTGCTGATAAACTTCGTTCTGCTAGAACATCCAATCCCAGACGCCATTCAGACAGAATGGATAACTCGACACGTGAGCAAGGTCCGCAGGACCAACAATTGAGTTCCTTGGATATGGGTAGCTCAAGATTGCATTCCAATGAAAAACAGGATACAAGAAACGAACTTGTTCTAAAAGTAGTTGATCAAGCTAGTCCTAAGGTCGGTTCTCCACGTCCCCCTCCTTTACCAAAGTCGCCTTCTGAATCTTGGCTCTGGCGCACCATCCCATTGCGGCGTCCATCGTCGCAGTCACAATTTGATCCCAGCAAGCAGCCCCACGACAGCAACGCCAAGTGGGAGACCATTGTGAAAACTTCTCACGTTCATCATGACTATGTTCGCTATTCAGAG GAACTTATCCCTCACGTCTCTCAGCACTCGAAAACTTAG